A genome region from Desulfovibrio sp. includes the following:
- a CDS encoding response regulator — protein sequence MALRILVLDDEPIVCKRLKPAFQKSGYEVETFTDSAAALRRMAETAFDVIITDLKMEGVDGFQVLERARELLPQARIVVITGFATLDTAKESFRKGAFDFVAKPFKLGGIIECVRRLEESITPSPANR from the coding sequence ATGGCACTGCGCATCTTGGTGCTTGATGACGAACCTATTGTCTGCAAACGCCTGAAACCGGCATTTCAGAAGTCTGGTTATGAAGTTGAAACATTCACAGACAGCGCAGCTGCATTGCGCCGCATGGCTGAAACGGCTTTTGATGTAATTATAACAGACCTTAAAATGGAAGGAGTGGACGGATTTCAGGTTTTAGAACGCGCAAGAGAGCTGCTGCCACAAGCGCGTATTGTGGTCATTACCGGATTTGCGACGCTGGACACCGCGAAGGAATCGTTCCGCAAGGGAGCCTTTGATTTTGTGGCCAAACCCTTCAAGCTGGGCGGCATCATTGAATGCGTGCGCCGTCTGGAGGAAAGCATAACGCCCTCGCCCGCAAACCGTTAA
- a CDS encoding TIGR02186 family protein yields the protein MRGLVLLRIIPAAALTITLCFAGLAAHAAEAVVLTKKPSDINISASYTGTVLHVEGVAPQGSAIVVRFAGEKTDLALRQKGKVFDLLWMNLGTVHLHNVPSVFLVGSSRPLADVGGADLGLEAVRKAITAEENKGDTLDIPAELIKLKQQDGLYRESTRGITVADNGDFTANMAIPSRMSPGAYTLEVFALRNGSIAGSVSAPVAVRLVGMPAWIDHMARDNSLLYGILSTLIAIFGGLAIGIVFQSRGGAH from the coding sequence ATGCGTGGTCTGGTACTCTTGCGCATTATTCCGGCTGCGGCCCTGACCATCACCCTTTGCTTTGCAGGCTTAGCCGCACATGCCGCAGAAGCTGTGGTCCTCACGAAAAAACCATCCGACATCAACATTTCTGCCTCTTACACAGGGACAGTACTGCATGTGGAAGGGGTGGCCCCACAAGGCAGCGCCATTGTCGTCCGTTTTGCGGGCGAAAAAACAGATCTTGCCCTGAGGCAAAAGGGCAAAGTATTCGACTTGCTCTGGATGAACCTCGGCACCGTGCATTTGCACAATGTGCCGTCAGTCTTTCTGGTTGGGTCATCGCGCCCGCTGGCGGATGTGGGCGGTGCAGACCTGGGGCTTGAGGCCGTGCGTAAAGCAATAACCGCAGAAGAGAACAAGGGCGATACCCTTGATATCCCGGCTGAACTCATAAAACTGAAGCAACAGGACGGCCTGTACCGCGAGAGCACGCGGGGAATCACCGTGGCGGACAACGGCGATTTTACCGCAAATATGGCCATTCCCTCGCGCATGTCCCCCGGCGCATACACACTTGAGGTTTTCGCCCTGCGCAATGGCAGCATCGCAGGAAGTGTTTCGGCCCCGGTGGCAGTCAGACTTGTGGGCATGCCTGCATGGATAGATCACATGGCCAGGGACAACAGCCTGCTGTACGGCATATTGTCCACCCTGATAGCAATTTTTGGAGGCCTTGCCATTGGCATCGTATTCCAGAGCAGAGGTGGGGCGCATTAG
- a CDS encoding PEP/pyruvate-binding domain-containing protein has protein sequence MARIANLFMGWRNEQSVTFALLFKKFKSILERNNRILELMADMGDKLGGEYIFDNKYIEDATFQLNDQVFKLISDMSVLTQSKNTALFLAFERIQHILEEEIAGRRHPEGSRMVLPFQDIGIEAEDEVGGKISQLGDISNRLHLQTPKGFAITTTAFFAFMSHNGLLDLAQKGIEQWDGTDQELHELADLMQSRIMDSPLPWRLVAQIDAMIDVLSKCSAHPLRLALRSSAWGEDGDSSFAGQYATELNVPPDRVVKAYKTVVASTYSLEAWRYRLDRGYHEHEVAMAVGCQIMADSRISGVLFTCTQTSSATCESMIVSATWGGGAAVVAGETATDTIYLSRTPPYPPLTRAIARKTRRLVPAARGDLVWEDVPEDLQNIPSLTDSQLEQLARAGMSLERYYKRPQDVEWTFDSRGELHILQSRPLRSGGDAGLPVPVQSATRKAEIIFAGKGLVAQRGVAVGKVVLVDHNTDLDQFPEGGILVSKFTSPRYARVMRRACGIITDVGSPTGHMATIAREQRVPALVNTEEATRLLHDGDEITLDATQNIVYRGRVAELDKFERSEPDMFEESYEYRLLRRLLKHITPLNLVDPHSDDFKPQACKTYHDITRYIHEKAVEALVVLSQRHDALHHAPARRLLDGPPLGLTIIDAGGGTNCPPEAPTLNMEEITSVPLLAFLQGMSISGMWDTAPVPVDLGSFMSSFTRTFTASMAGPEAVGRNLAVALRDYMNVNMRLGYHFNTIDAYISEQINDNYIYFRFIGGVTELVRRSRRARFVANVLDRFDFRVEVHGDLVVGRIKKLSVTRMLVRMHMLGGLVGYARQLDARLNSDELVAKHAQAFLEAIKSTIPAELAEPTGGKNNGTAHLGA, from the coding sequence ATGGCGCGAATAGCCAACCTGTTTATGGGCTGGCGCAACGAGCAAAGCGTAACCTTTGCCCTGCTGTTCAAGAAATTCAAAAGCATTCTTGAACGCAATAACCGCATCCTTGAACTCATGGCCGACATGGGGGACAAGCTTGGCGGCGAATACATTTTTGACAACAAATATATTGAAGACGCCACCTTCCAACTGAACGACCAGGTTTTCAAGCTCATTTCTGATATGAGCGTGCTCACACAAAGTAAAAATACGGCCCTGTTTCTGGCCTTTGAACGCATCCAGCATATTCTGGAGGAGGAAATTGCAGGGCGACGGCATCCGGAAGGAAGCCGCATGGTGCTGCCGTTTCAAGACATCGGCATTGAAGCAGAAGACGAAGTTGGCGGCAAAATTTCCCAGCTTGGCGACATCTCCAACCGCCTGCACCTACAAACACCCAAAGGTTTTGCCATCACTACCACGGCCTTTTTTGCCTTCATGTCGCACAACGGACTTCTTGATCTGGCCCAAAAAGGTATTGAGCAATGGGACGGCACAGATCAGGAACTCCACGAGCTGGCCGACCTTATGCAGTCGCGCATCATGGACTCTCCCCTTCCCTGGCGACTTGTGGCTCAGATTGACGCAATGATTGATGTGCTGAGCAAATGCTCTGCCCACCCCTTGCGCCTTGCCCTGCGCAGCAGCGCCTGGGGCGAGGACGGAGATTCCAGCTTTGCCGGACAGTACGCAACCGAGCTGAATGTGCCACCTGACCGCGTTGTTAAAGCATACAAAACAGTTGTCGCCAGCACCTATTCCCTGGAAGCATGGCGCTACCGCCTCGACCGTGGATACCACGAACACGAAGTGGCTATGGCTGTGGGTTGCCAGATCATGGCCGACAGCCGCATCAGCGGTGTGCTTTTTACCTGCACGCAAACTTCAAGCGCAACGTGCGAGTCCATGATCGTGAGCGCCACCTGGGGTGGGGGCGCTGCCGTTGTTGCAGGAGAAACCGCCACAGATACCATCTACTTGAGCCGCACGCCGCCCTATCCACCACTCACACGGGCAATAGCGCGAAAAACGCGCAGACTTGTGCCCGCAGCAAGAGGAGACCTTGTATGGGAGGACGTGCCGGAAGATTTACAAAATATTCCAAGCCTTACCGACAGCCAGTTGGAACAGCTTGCCCGGGCTGGCATGTCGCTTGAACGTTATTACAAACGCCCGCAAGATGTGGAGTGGACATTCGATTCCCGTGGTGAGCTGCATATCTTGCAATCGCGCCCCTTGCGGTCAGGCGGCGATGCAGGTTTGCCTGTTCCGGTGCAAAGCGCCACCAGAAAGGCAGAAATAATTTTTGCTGGCAAGGGTCTGGTGGCGCAACGCGGCGTAGCGGTGGGAAAGGTTGTACTGGTTGACCACAATACGGATCTTGACCAGTTTCCGGAGGGCGGCATTCTTGTTTCCAAGTTCACTTCCCCCCGCTATGCCCGCGTCATGCGCCGCGCCTGCGGTATTATTACTGATGTGGGTTCACCTACTGGACACATGGCCACTATTGCCCGGGAGCAGCGAGTGCCCGCGCTGGTCAATACGGAAGAAGCCACGCGACTGCTGCATGATGGTGATGAGATAACCCTTGATGCAACGCAGAACATTGTTTATCGGGGGCGCGTTGCAGAGCTGGACAAATTTGAGCGTTCAGAGCCTGACATGTTTGAAGAATCCTACGAATACAGACTGTTGCGCAGGCTGCTCAAGCACATTACGCCGCTCAATCTTGTCGATCCGCATTCGGACGATTTCAAACCCCAGGCATGCAAAACATACCATGATATAACCCGCTATATTCATGAAAAAGCAGTTGAAGCACTTGTGGTGCTAAGCCAGCGGCACGATGCCCTGCACCACGCTCCAGCCCGCCGACTGCTGGACGGCCCTCCTCTTGGCCTTACCATCATTGACGCAGGCGGCGGAACCAACTGCCCGCCAGAAGCGCCAACCTTGAATATGGAAGAAATAACCTCTGTGCCGCTCCTGGCCTTTTTGCAAGGAATGAGCATCTCCGGCATGTGGGACACTGCCCCGGTACCGGTCGATCTGGGCAGTTTTATGTCCAGCTTTACCCGCACGTTCACCGCCTCAATGGCTGGGCCGGAAGCAGTGGGGCGCAACCTTGCCGTGGCACTGCGCGACTACATGAACGTTAACATGCGCCTGGGCTACCACTTTAATACCATTGACGCCTATATCTCCGAGCAGATCAACGACAATTACATCTACTTTCGTTTTATTGGCGGCGTTACGGAGCTTGTGCGCCGTTCCCGCAGGGCCAGGTTTGTGGCGAACGTTCTTGACAGGTTTGACTTTCGCGTGGAAGTGCATGGAGACTTGGTGGTTGGCAGAATAAAAAAACTCTCCGTAACGCGCATGTTGGTTCGTATGCACATGCTTGGTGGCCTTGTAGGTTATGCTCGCCAGCTTGATGCCCGCCTGAACAGCGATGAACTGGTTGCAAAACACGCTCAGGCCTTTCTGGAGGCCATCAAATCCACAATCCCGGCTGAACTTGCCGAGCCAACGGGAGGAAAGAACAATGGCACTGCGCATCTTGGTGCTTGA
- a CDS encoding sigma-54 dependent transcriptional regulator, producing MPLRVAIVDDEPVVCKRLSQALVKEGYAVEAFMSARSFLEAMIEQPFDVVFSDMLLPDMNGLELLPKIKGLKPETEVIIVTGHGTISTAIEAMREGAFHYVTKPVNFTEIRTLARHAQEKISMRMENIQLREALLGTTGLSSIVGKSPAIQELFSLIRKVAPVDCNVLVQGDSGTGKALVALALHHLSPRRNQPFVTFNCGGFTEELISSELFGYEKGAFTGAATGKIGLLEAASGGTVFLDEVGEMPLAMQVRLLHVLQERRILRVGGTRAVDLDIRVIAATNRDLKAEVEKGNFREDLFFRLNVVSTTLPRLTDRREDIPLLVQHFIEKYRLAFRKEVYALDDQALAALMGYSFPGNVRELENIIERAVALTDSETITQADLPEDIRRLEFDTLEGGGLPTLAEMERHYVIKILEKTGYNKKLAAEVLGMPRTTLWRKLKEYGVE from the coding sequence ATGCCCTTGCGTGTCGCCATTGTTGACGATGAGCCTGTTGTCTGCAAACGCCTGAGCCAAGCCCTTGTAAAAGAAGGGTATGCGGTTGAGGCCTTTATGAGCGCCCGTTCTTTTCTGGAGGCAATGATAGAGCAGCCCTTTGACGTGGTTTTTTCAGACATGCTGCTGCCGGATATGAACGGCCTTGAACTGTTGCCCAAAATCAAGGGGCTGAAGCCGGAAACCGAAGTCATCATTGTAACAGGGCACGGTACTATTTCTACCGCCATAGAGGCCATGCGCGAAGGGGCCTTCCATTATGTAACCAAGCCGGTGAATTTTACGGAGATTCGCACTCTTGCCCGCCATGCGCAGGAAAAAATCTCAATGCGCATGGAAAATATCCAGTTGCGAGAGGCTCTTCTGGGGACTACGGGGCTGTCTTCCATAGTGGGTAAAAGTCCGGCCATTCAGGAACTTTTTTCGCTTATCCGCAAGGTCGCGCCTGTTGACTGCAACGTGCTTGTTCAGGGCGACAGCGGGACCGGCAAGGCCCTTGTGGCCCTTGCCCTGCACCATCTGAGCCCGCGCCGCAACCAGCCTTTTGTTACTTTCAATTGCGGTGGTTTTACGGAAGAACTCATCAGCAGCGAACTTTTTGGCTATGAAAAAGGGGCCTTTACCGGGGCGGCAACCGGCAAGATTGGCCTGCTTGAGGCTGCATCGGGCGGCACGGTATTCTTGGACGAAGTGGGCGAAATGCCGCTGGCCATGCAGGTGCGGCTGCTGCATGTGCTTCAGGAAAGGCGAATCTTGCGGGTTGGCGGCACACGAGCCGTGGATCTGGACATCCGCGTTATTGCCGCCACAAACCGGGATTTGAAGGCCGAGGTGGAAAAGGGGAATTTTCGCGAGGATCTGTTCTTCAGGCTCAATGTGGTCAGCACAACCTTGCCGCGTCTGACAGACCGGCGTGAAGATATTCCGCTTCTGGTGCAGCATTTTATTGAGAAATACCGGTTGGCGTTTCGTAAAGAGGTTTATGCTCTGGACGATCAGGCGCTTGCGGCGTTGATGGGCTATAGTTTCCCTGGCAATGTGCGTGAATTGGAAAATATTATCGAACGTGCCGTGGCACTTACCGACAGTGAAACCATTACGCAGGCTGACTTGCCAGAAGATATCCGGCGGCTGGAATTTGATACGCTTGAGGGCGGCGGGCTACCCACCCTTGCGGAGATGGAACGCCATTATGTGATTAAAATACTGGAAAAAACAGGATATAATAAAAAACTTGCGGCTGAAGTGCTGGGCATGCCCCGCACTACATTATGGCGCAAGCTTAAAGAATACGGCGTGGAGTAG
- a CDS encoding universal stress protein: MEHILVAVDQLHPQHEAITHGCSLAKRIQARLHVLFVHKKSCVVTNPARQRLELLVAYARTEGIHVEYTILEGGYEESIISFIQNNGITLFIHELEHTDLRSFERSFSVLKSVRHRISCRVETVTPQKH, translated from the coding sequence ATGGAACACATTTTAGTGGCCGTTGATCAGCTACATCCCCAGCATGAAGCCATAACTCACGGGTGCTCTCTGGCAAAACGCATTCAGGCACGGTTACATGTGCTCTTTGTGCACAAAAAGTCGTGCGTGGTCACAAATCCTGCACGCCAGCGCCTTGAATTGCTTGTGGCATATGCCAGAACAGAAGGAATACACGTTGAATATACCATACTAGAAGGAGGATATGAAGAATCAATTATTTCATTTATACAAAACAATGGAATAACCCTGTTCATACACGAACTTGAACATACGGATTTACGTTCATTCGAGCGCAGTTTTTCTGTATTAAAGTCTGTTCGTCACAGGATTTCTTGCAGGGTTGAAACAGTAACTCCCCAAAAACATTGA
- a CDS encoding pyridoxamine 5'-phosphate oxidase family protein: MQKVIDFLSANTTVFLATADSGAARVRPFQFQFAENGRLWFCTARSKETFAQLQSDPRLELACMSPKMETLRVKGQANLDDDMAIKRRIIENNGLVRSIYGSAENPDFTVFSVDHGTAFMFDFSGNPPQSFSF; this comes from the coding sequence ATGCAAAAAGTAATCGACTTTCTGTCAGCCAACACCACGGTTTTTCTTGCCACCGCTGATTCCGGCGCGGCCCGTGTGCGGCCCTTCCAGTTTCAGTTTGCGGAAAATGGCCGCCTGTGGTTCTGCACCGCGCGCTCAAAAGAAACCTTTGCCCAGTTGCAGAGCGACCCCCGGCTGGAGCTTGCCTGCATGTCGCCCAAAATGGAGACCCTACGCGTAAAAGGTCAGGCCAATCTGGACGATGACATGGCGATCAAGCGGCGCATTATTGAAAACAACGGCCTTGTGCGCTCCATCTACGGCTCGGCAGAAAACCCTGATTTTACGGTTTTCAGCGTTGATCACGGTACGGCCTTCATGTTTGATTTCAGCGGCAACCCGCCTCAGTCTTTCAGCTTCTAG
- a CDS encoding sulfite exporter TauE/SafE family protein, whose amino-acid sequence MNIPLYMYLPIAGNSVNMAAILGLGGTVGLLSGIFGVGGGFFMTPLLIMLGIPPTVAAASDSNQIIGASTSGTLAHFRLGNVDFKMGFLLLAGGVAGGCVGVRVIKLLRAMGNADFLINITYVLMLGLVGGYMFYESLQSMRAPNVSACTKTAKCAESPCQRRLHNLPWQMDFVRSGVRLSVLMPLGLGTLVGILAAIMGVGGGFIMVPVMVYLLRMPMHVVVGTSLFQILFTCVNVTIMQSIENHTVDFILALLLLIGSSFGAQIGTRIGKKLKADQLKILLATLVLVVMGKILYDLLARPDVLLAYAGGH is encoded by the coding sequence ATGAACATACCGCTGTATATGTACCTGCCCATTGCCGGAAACAGCGTAAACATGGCGGCAATCCTGGGTCTGGGCGGAACAGTTGGACTGCTCTCGGGCATTTTTGGCGTTGGCGGCGGCTTTTTTATGACGCCGCTGCTTATCATGCTGGGCATCCCCCCGACAGTTGCCGCAGCTTCCGACTCCAACCAGATTATCGGCGCTTCCACCTCCGGCACCCTGGCCCATTTTCGTCTGGGAAATGTGGATTTCAAAATGGGATTCCTCCTGCTTGCGGGCGGTGTGGCTGGCGGCTGCGTGGGGGTACGCGTCATCAAGCTGCTGCGTGCGATGGGCAATGCAGATTTTCTCATAAATATCACATATGTACTCATGCTTGGCCTTGTAGGCGGCTACATGTTTTATGAAAGTCTGCAATCCATGCGCGCCCCGAATGTCAGCGCTTGCACCAAAACAGCCAAGTGCGCCGAATCCCCATGCCAGCGGAGATTGCACAATTTGCCCTGGCAAATGGATTTTGTACGTTCCGGCGTGCGCCTCTCAGTACTCATGCCTCTGGGCCTGGGCACCCTGGTGGGCATACTTGCCGCCATCATGGGCGTTGGCGGTGGTTTCATCATGGTACCTGTCATGGTGTACCTGCTGCGCATGCCCATGCATGTTGTGGTCGGCACGAGCCTGTTCCAGATTCTGTTCACCTGCGTCAATGTCACCATCATGCAGTCCATTGAAAACCACACGGTGGATTTCATTCTGGCTCTGCTGTTGCTCATAGGGTCGTCATTTGGCGCGCAGATCGGTACGCGCATTGGCAAAAAGCTCAAGGCCGACCAGCTTAAGATCCTGCTGGCAACACTTGTTCTGGTGGTCATGGGTAAAATTCTCTACGACCTGTTGGCCCGACCAGATGTATTGCTGGCATACGCAGGAGGGCATTAA
- a CDS encoding cupin domain-containing protein has product MKKMLFAAALCSLVFSGTALAGEPQLYPKDSLKTWNRDKVAGGQGTLFGQFGFTRNDASKDMVIKEIGWMTLQPGASIGMHKHENNEDAYIIVSGEGVFTDSAGKETPVKGGDITIARPGDTHALKCSGNVPLVFLDVIGQR; this is encoded by the coding sequence ATGAAAAAGATGCTTTTTGCTGCAGCGCTGTGTTCTCTGGTGTTTTCCGGAACGGCTCTTGCGGGCGAACCGCAGCTCTACCCCAAGGATTCTTTGAAAACCTGGAACCGCGATAAGGTGGCGGGCGGCCAGGGAACCTTGTTTGGGCAGTTCGGCTTTACCCGCAACGATGCCTCCAAGGACATGGTTATCAAGGAAATCGGCTGGATGACCCTGCAACCGGGCGCTTCCATTGGCATGCACAAGCATGAAAACAATGAAGATGCCTACATCATCGTTTCCGGCGAGGGCGTGTTCACCGACAGCGCGGGCAAGGAAACCCCGGTGAAAGGCGGCGACATTACCATCGCCCGCCCTGGCGACACCCATGCGCTCAAATGTAGCGGCAACGTACCGCTGGTATTTCTGGATGTGATCGGCCAGCGCTAA
- the trpS gene encoding tryptophan--tRNA ligase has protein sequence MSNIILTGDRPTGKLHIGHFAGSLKQRVLLQNSGKFDEIYIMLADAQALTDNADNPEKVRNNILEVALDYLACGIDPEKSSIFIQSQLPQLYELSFHYMNLVTVSRLQRNPTVKAEIAQKNFEQSIPVGFFTYPISQAADITAFEATAVPVGEDQKPMLEQTVEIVRKFNSTYGETLVEPQILLEQNAACLRLPGIDGKAKMSKSIGNCIYLSDSEKEVHDKIFSMFTDPGHLKASDPGKIEGNTVFTYLDAFAVPEDFAKFNSPYPNLDEMKAHYQRGGLGDVAVKKFLNEVMQQILGPIRTRRQQYEQDIPFVIDVLKKGTEKAYGKAAKTLEKVRRAMKLNHFEAGLKLQSK, from the coding sequence ATGAGCAATATCATTCTGACCGGGGATCGCCCCACGGGTAAGCTGCACATCGGACACTTCGCCGGATCGCTCAAGCAGCGCGTTTTGTTGCAAAATTCTGGCAAATTTGATGAAATCTACATCATGCTGGCCGATGCGCAGGCTCTGACCGACAATGCCGACAATCCTGAAAAAGTGCGCAACAACATCCTTGAAGTGGCGCTGGACTACCTTGCCTGCGGCATTGACCCGGAGAAATCCTCCATCTTCATTCAGTCCCAGTTGCCGCAGCTTTATGAGCTGAGCTTCCACTATATGAACCTTGTCACCGTGTCGCGCCTGCAGCGCAACCCCACGGTCAAGGCAGAGATTGCCCAGAAAAATTTTGAGCAGAGCATCCCCGTGGGATTCTTCACCTACCCCATCAGCCAGGCGGCAGACATCACGGCTTTTGAAGCCACCGCCGTGCCGGTTGGCGAAGACCAGAAGCCCATGCTTGAACAGACCGTGGAAATCGTGCGCAAGTTCAACAGCACCTACGGCGAAACCCTGGTGGAACCGCAGATCCTGCTGGAACAGAACGCCGCCTGCCTGCGCCTGCCCGGTATTGACGGTAAGGCCAAGATGAGCAAGTCCATCGGCAACTGCATCTATCTGAGTGATTCCGAAAAGGAAGTTCACGACAAGATTTTCAGCATGTTCACCGACCCTGGCCACCTCAAGGCTTCCGACCCCGGCAAGATTGAGGGCAATACCGTGTTCACCTATCTGGACGCCTTTGCCGTGCCGGAAGACTTTGCCAAGTTCAATTCGCCCTACCCCAATCTGGACGAAATGAAGGCCCACTACCAGCGCGGCGGCCTTGGCGATGTGGCGGTAAAGAAGTTCCTCAACGAAGTCATGCAGCAGATCCTCGGCCCCATCCGCACCCGCAGGCAGCAATACGAACAGGACATTCCTTTCGTCATTGACGTGCTCAAGAAGGGTACGGAAAAGGCCTATGGCAAGGCAGCCAAAACCCTTGAAAAGGTTCGCCGGGCCATGAAGCTGAACCATTTTGAAGCGGGCCTCAAGCTGCAATCCAAGTAA
- a CDS encoding HAMP domain-containing sensor histidine kinase, with protein sequence MDEAEVGKIADRRGIQRMVASSGDFFHSIKGKIFILFAVTFLSIGVLAGLNYWSLSTVSQRLLLGEKYDDLLNNILEVRRYEKNYFFYNDAASLSEGIVYLERINALAGELAEDMTMLAGSEQQKKFMDMLYHYDQAMRVLAKGGEAGQQTLRNLGKVLTESADDIRRQKRERAHKALKQTHIMPVAFLSIFLLLMALVIKLISQGVLRPLGMVAAGTARVGRGDFSPIATGAEQLSEIANFIRAFNRMSHELAVNQEHLLQARKMAALGTFTAGIAHELNNPINNVLLSAEGLREDYKENIDADGQEMIDDIMQQAERASDIVRNLLDFSRTGHPASEGLCPAKVVESVLNLLKNQVILSGVVLHADVPESLPDICGDLRSLQQIFMNLLLNAIQATSRGGTVSVCAHEADANMVAFEICDTGPGIPESIQEHIFEPFFSTKEVGKGTGLGLAVTYALVHRYEGQIRVRSSPGQGAVFTVLLPRVGGCLQTTEKE encoded by the coding sequence ATGGACGAGGCGGAAGTGGGGAAAATTGCAGACAGGCGGGGCATTCAGCGCATGGTTGCGTCTTCCGGAGATTTTTTTCACTCCATCAAGGGGAAAATATTCATCCTTTTTGCCGTGACCTTTCTGTCCATCGGCGTTTTGGCGGGCTTGAATTACTGGAGCCTGTCCACTGTGAGTCAGCGGTTGTTGCTTGGCGAAAAATATGACGATCTGTTAAATAATATTCTTGAAGTGCGCAGGTATGAAAAGAATTATTTTTTCTACAATGACGCCGCCAGCCTGAGTGAAGGCATTGTATATCTTGAGCGTATAAACGCACTTGCCGGAGAACTGGCCGAAGATATGACCATGCTCGCCGGGAGCGAGCAGCAAAAAAAATTCATGGATATGCTTTACCACTATGATCAGGCCATGCGGGTTCTGGCAAAAGGCGGCGAAGCGGGGCAGCAGACTCTGCGCAATCTGGGAAAAGTGCTGACAGAGTCTGCAGATGACATCCGCAGGCAAAAGCGCGAGCGGGCGCACAAGGCTCTTAAGCAGACCCATATTATGCCGGTGGCTTTTTTGTCGATATTTTTGTTGCTTATGGCTCTGGTCATCAAGCTTATTTCGCAAGGGGTTCTGCGCCCGCTGGGCATGGTGGCGGCGGGTACAGCCCGCGTAGGGCGCGGCGACTTCAGCCCCATCGCCACCGGGGCCGAGCAGCTGAGCGAAATTGCAAATTTTATTCGCGCTTTCAACAGAATGTCGCACGAACTGGCCGTAAATCAGGAGCACCTGCTGCAAGCCCGCAAGATGGCAGCTCTTGGCACATTCACCGCTGGCATCGCGCATGAGTTGAACAATCCCATCAACAACGTGCTGTTGAGCGCCGAGGGGCTGCGCGAAGATTATAAGGAAAACATTGATGCCGATGGGCAGGAGATGATTGATGATATCATGCAGCAGGCGGAGCGTGCCTCTGACATCGTGCGCAACTTGCTGGATTTTTCGCGCACCGGGCATCCTGCCTCAGAGGGGCTGTGCCCGGCAAAGGTTGTGGAGTCTGTATTGAACCTGCTGAAAAATCAGGTGATACTTTCTGGTGTAGTGCTGCATGCGGATGTGCCTGAATCCCTGCCGGATATTTGCGGTGATCTGCGCAGCTTGCAGCAGATATTCATGAATCTGCTGCTCAATGCCATTCAAGCCACGTCAAGGGGCGGAACGGTTAGCGTCTGCGCCCATGAGGCAGATGCTAACATGGTGGCATTTGAGATATGCGACACAGGCCCCGGCATACCGGAGTCCATTCAGGAACATATTTTTGAGCCCTTTTTTTCCACCAAGGAGGTAGGCAAGGGCACGGGCCTTGGCCTTGCCGTAACCTATGCACTGGTACACCGCTACGAGGGACAGATCCGCGTGCGGAGCAGCCCGGGGCAGGGAGCCGTTTTTACAGTTTTGCTGCCCCGCGTGGGTGGTTGTTTGCAGACTACTGAAAAGGAGTAA
- a CDS encoding MarR family transcriptional regulator, protein MKTDHIVALIGRVREQANNLIVAELEKRGHGGMAPSHGAILQALFTRGPMHMSALAEAIGKQKNTVTTLVGKLEQAGYVTKSPSQEDSRVTLVSLSGKALAAKADFDAISQTLLDAVWGDMPQADRETLVAGLERVLRNISLKTIF, encoded by the coding sequence ATGAAGACCGACCACATTGTTGCCCTCATAGGCCGGGTACGCGAACAGGCCAACAACCTCATTGTCGCCGAGCTTGAAAAGCGCGGACACGGCGGCATGGCCCCTTCTCACGGCGCCATTTTGCAGGCCCTGTTTACGCGCGGTCCCATGCATATGAGCGCGCTTGCCGAAGCCATAGGCAAACAAAAAAACACTGTGACTACACTGGTCGGCAAACTGGAGCAGGCGGGTTACGTAACCAAATCTCCTTCGCAGGAAGATTCGCGGGTTACGCTGGTTTCGCTTTCCGGCAAAGCTCTTGCTGCCAAGGCTGATTTTGACGCCATCTCCCAGACGCTGCTTGATGCCGTGTGGGGTGACATGCCCCAGGCCGACAGGGAAACCCTTGTTGCCGGGCTGGAAAGAGTGCTGCGCAACATCAGCCTGAAAACCATATTCTGA